The Helicoverpa zea isolate HzStark_Cry1AcR chromosome 2, ilHelZeax1.1, whole genome shotgun sequence DNA window gattataatattattatcattatattgaattgaatatgtACGATTATGATCTTGATGTTTAATATGACTTGATTTTGTGctgtattgttttaatgttaaattggattttgtataattttattgtttattattgtgattatgatggtgatttgattttgtttcgttttgcagtacctattttaattaattatttatttgtaatgttttaataccattgctatgtatagtatttattgaattaataatgcTCATTTGGTGGCACtcattacctaatatttttgttaaaatgaggATAATGCAGTGGGCCACAATATTGTTATCACTCAcccttattgttaatttattagtatgtattgtatattgtgGTTGTTAATTgtccctaaataaataaaataaaaatcttttatacatatatgttaaaaagtattgattgattatacagtaagaaaaaaaattgtgatagaacattaaaaaatgtgtttaatacTCACCAGCAAAACATTTAATGAATGATaatgttttctattaaaaaaagcttcTTCATGGTCAGTGGGCCTTATTATAGCAACATGGGTTCCATCAATGCACCCAATAACTCCTGGGAATCCAAATTTTTCCATAAAcctgaaaaatacattatttcatgtttattacatataaggtagaaaacaattacatatatgattaaaataatatatagctaACATACACTCTCATGGTGGATTCCCGTTCTTGTTGAGTGGAAGGAAACTTTATGTACTTGAGTAGCACGTCCCgtacattgagagcatcggttacctcatGTAGGCACCTACTAAATGTAGGTTGAGACATGTTGCAAATGAATGAGGAGCTTCGTTGGTATGATCCATTTGCATAAAAGTTTAGGACTGCCAATATCTACACATAACAAAATTTGATGTTAGGTACAAAgtttatcatcataattattaatattactccatcatcatttcagtgtttaagaataacattattaatttacgtaatactagcttccactcgcGGCTTTCTACATacttaccaaatttcaaccaaatctgtccaaccgtttttgcgtgattgagtaacaaacatacatccatacttacattctcacaaactttcatatttataagtaggattggtatttattcaactttttaggttataaattcatacttttagctcaattgcaacagcagtgtttcgttgagcacgttgcagaaaTGGACGTAACTCTGCCAAAACTTGCTGAAACCCTGATTTGTTGAcacggaaatttgccatgaattccttctccGGTAAATCCAGAGAATTGTTGCAATCCCGCAGtcgacgtttctggattctggacAAACTTCGTTTTCTCTCTTCGTCCgcaaatgccagcaaaaatgcacgcgacattctgtaacacaaaaaagataaaacaaattaaaataatacaattaaaaataacactattaaaAAAGGAACGACTCagggtttatatttctatcgtattcgcaaaattagagaaatcttatatgtctgatgcaacaatagagtatagacatcccagtgatgatTACCAAAATCgggcataaaacactgctatttgtagtgtatttaaaaaaatgtcagtggctgtcaatttgatgtccactcATTGCCCGCTGGGCTTACGAAATCGCAATTTAACGTTCATCGATACAGAAACAGCTGTCAAAATGATCTACGGTGGACATCAGACGCTGTCGGTGCTCATGACGTCATCGCAgttggtaactggcgttagcaaataagaaaatagcGGTTTGACAGTTTACCGATGTATACTTTACCAAATGATGA harbors:
- the LOC124643610 gene encoding putative nuclease HARBI1; the protein is MSRAFLLAFADEERKRSLSRIQKRRLRDCNNSLDLPEKEFMANFRVNKSGFQQVLAELRPFLQRAQRNTAVAIELKILAVLNFYANGSYQRSSSFICNMSQPTFSRCLHEVTDALNVRDVLLKYIKFPSTQQERESTMRVFMEKFGFPGVIGCIDGTHVAIIRPTDHEEAFFNRKHYHSLNVLLICDANLQILHVDASYGGASHDSFVWNQCCIKSHLEGLERSGEHCWLLGDSGYAQRPWMMTPILEAAVGSPEEHYTTLHCKVRNTVERCIGVLKNRWRCLLAHRVLHYDPVTVAKIVNACVVLHNIANIHNVPLPEPESEESDYLEQSQISQQIRAAANLDNSRTRDILVQRLWNTRTNL